The nucleotide window AAGTCATCATGGCCCTTACGATCAGGGCTACACACGTGCTACAATGGTACATACAAAGAGAAGCAGCCCTGTAAAGGTGAGCAAACCTCATAAAGTGTATCGTAGTCCGGACTGGAGTCTGCAACTCGACTCCACGAAGTCGGAATCGCTAGTAATCGTGGATCAGAATGCCACGGTGAATACGTTCCCGGGCCTTGTACACACCGCCCGTCACACCATGGGAGTGGGTTGCAAAAGAAGCAAGTATCTTAACCAGATTTATCTGGATGGAGCTTACCACTTTGTGATTCATGACTGGGGTGAAGTCGTAACAAGGTAACCGTAGGGGAACCTGCGGTTGGATCACCTCCTTACAGAATTTTACTTATTTTGGTAGTGCCCACACAAATTTTCTGATTGCCTTTTTCATTATAAGATAAAGGCTTGTAGCTCAGTTGGTTAGAGCGCACCCCTGATAAGGGTGAGGTCGGTGGTTCAAGTCCACTCAGGCCTACCAAAACTAGCATATAAAATATATATAACATATATATATATACATATATATATATGTATATTTTATTTTTTAAAAATTAATAGATTTATATGTATTGAAAATGTGGGGTTATAGCTCAGATGGGAGAGCGCCTGCTTTGCACGCAGGAGGTCAGCGGTTCAATCCCGCTTAGCTCCAATTTTTTTCTTTACAAATTTAATTGTTATTTTTTTTTATTCTTAGATACCTAAAAAAATCAAATTCAGAAACATTTAATTTAGGAAAAATATAATTTTTTATATTTTTTTTATTAGTGCATAGGAACATATTAATAGTTTTTTCTTTTTTTAAAACAGTAGGTACTGTTCTTTTTTTATTTTCTATTAATTTTAAAAATTTATTTAACATTTTATTTTTTTTTAATATAGAACAAAAAAATTTTATATTATGTTTTGTATATTCATGAGAACAAAAAATTGCAGTATTATTTTTTAGTTTACTTATTAATTTTAATGAATTAAACATATCTAATAAATTCTCGTATTTAGTATATCCACAACCTCCGGAAAACAAAGTATCTCCACAAAAAAAATATGGATTTGAAAGGTAACAAACGTGACCTTCTGTATGGCCTGGAGTATGTAATACTGTTATGCTTAAATTCATGATATTGATTACATCATGGTTAAATACATATATATTAGTACCTGCTTTTTTTGTTTCTACTGGACCATAAATTGGAATATTTGGATATGATAATATTATTTCTTTAACTCCAAAAACATGATCTTGATGATGGTGAGTTAGCAAAATCGCATTTAATATTAATTTTTTTTTTTTATAAATTGTAAAACGTTAAATGCTTCTCCTGGATCTACTATAATACATTTTTTTTTCTTGCTTAAAATCCAAATATAATTGTTTTTTAAAGATCGAACGTAAAATATCATAATACACCTAAATTATTTAATGGACGGTTATAACATAAAATATAAATTCATGCGTACATGAATATATATATACGTATATATATATACGTATTTTGTTTATTTATATAAAAAATCTATGAATTGTGGATTTTTTGCTGATGTTTTAGCTATTTTATCACATAATTCATTCTTTATATTTCCACTATGAGATTTAATCCATATCCATGTAGTGTTATGTAAATTTAATACTTTGTTAAGTTTAATCCATAAATCTATATTTTTAATTTTTTTTTTATTTGGAGTAAACCATCCTTTCTTTTTCCATTGTTTGATCCAAATATTAGTGCCTTTTTTAACATATTGACTGTCAGTATATATAGAAACGTTACAAGATTGATTTAAAGCTTTTAGTCCTACTATTACAGCCATTAATTCCATACGGTTATTAGTAGTGTTATAGAAACCTGCTGTTAATATTTTTCTATATTTTTTATAATATAAAATAGCACTATATCCACCTGGACCGGGATTTCCTAAACAAGAACCATCTGTAAATAGTATAATTGATTTATTCATTAATTTTATTCAACTGTTAAACAATTAGTTTATTTTAATATATTATATATATGATGAATACGATAACAAAAAGAGAAATTGTTATAGATACAGAAACTACAGGTATGAATAGTAAAGGATGTTTTTATAAAGGACATAGAATTATAGAAATATCATGTATAGAAATATTTAATAGAAATATTACAGGGAAAGTTTTTCACACTTATTTACAACCAGATAGAACTATAGATGATTCTGCTTATAATATTCATGGAATTTCTGAAAATTTTTTACATGATAAACCTAAATTTAAAGATGTTGTTAAATTTTTTTTTTCTTTTATAAAGAATTCAAATTTAATTATTCATAACGCTATGTTTGATATTGCATTTATAAATTATGAATTAGAGTTAATAAATTTTCATATTAAAAATATAGAAAAAAAATACAAAGTAATAGATTCATTATCAATAGCTAGAAACTTATTTCCAGGAAAGAAAAATAATTTAAATGCTTTATGTGATAGATATAAGATAGAAAATAAAAGTAGAAAATTGCACAGTGCTTTATTAGATTCACAATTACTTGCTAAAGTATATTTAAAAATGACTAGTTATCAAAAAGTTATGTGTTTTGACAATAGTTATAAATTTAAATCAAAGTTAAAAAATCATATTAAGTATAAATTCATAGTAATTTTTGCAAATGAAAAAGAAATTCATAAACATGACGATTATTTATTTTTTATAAAAAAAATTACTAAATTATCATAAAAATCTTGACTATTTTTTTTAAATCAATTATCTTTTAATTTCAAGATAATTTTAATTAGAAAATAATTGGTGCGGTAGTTCAGCAGGTTAGAATATCGGCTTGTCACGCCGAGGGTCACGGGTTCGAGCCCCGTCCGCACCGTGAAATACAATATTGACTTAAAAAACGAAGTATATTTATAGAAAAATATTGTGTTTTATATCCTTCCTGAAGAAAAATAACAGTATTTCATTACATGGTAATAGAATATAACAATATATTGATATTATTAATATATAAGTTAATATTAATTGTTATATTATTTTTTATATATGAAAGTTTTATTCTTTTTCAGATTAAATAAATTTAATTTCATTATGACATATTCATTTAAGATTAAAAATATTTCTTCTAGATAAGAAAATGAAAGTTAAGGATTTTATTACATGTATGAACGAATCATTAAAAAAGAATTAGAGTCTTCTTTAAATCTACTAGAAAAATTTTTAAAACATAAATCTTATATTAAAAAAATTGAATTGTCTGCTGATATAATAGTTGAGTCTTTTAAAAAAGGAAAAAAGGTAATTTCGTGTGGAAATGGAGGATCACATTGTGATGCTATGCATTTTGCTGAAGAATTAACTGGTTGTTATAGAAAAATACGAAAAGGATATCCGGCTATATCTATTTCTGACTCAAGTTATTTTACTTGTGTATCTAATGATATAGGATATAATTATGTTTTTTCTAGATTTGTTTCAACGTTAGGAAAAGAAGGGGATGTGTTACTAGCTATTACTACGTCAGGGAATTCTGAGAATATTTTAAGAGCTATTAAGTCAGCTTATAAAAAAAATATGAAAGTTATAGTTTTAACAGGAAATAATGGAGGAAAAGTTAAAGGAAGAGCGAATATAGAAATTTGTGTACCTTATACTGGTTATGCAGATAGAATTCAAGAAATGCACATAAAAATTATTCATATATTGATATATTTAATAGAAATAAAAATGAAAAAGAATATTATTAAATAATTTTTTTAAAAGAATAAAATATATTTTCTAGCAAAAGTAATAGACATATTATTTGTGTGTTTATTTTTAATATATATGTCATAATTATGAATGTATATTATTTTACAGAAAATCATATTTTATAAAAATAATTTATAAGAATATACAGTTAGTGTGGTTTTTATTTAAATTAAATATAACTAATTTTAGTTATTTTTGTTTTTTTTAAAGATTAGGAATGTCTTTTATGAATAAAAAATACATTGTTACGTGGGACATGTTACAGATGTATGGTCGAAAGCTTGCTACACAATTAAAATTAATAAAAAAATGGAAAGGTGTTCTTGCAGTTAGTAGAGGAGGATTAATTCCAGCTGCTTTATTAGCTAGAGAGTTAAATATACGGTTTGTAGATACTATTTGCATTTCTAGTTATGAACATGATAAAAAAAACAATATTGTAGTAATAAAAGAACCTAAAGAAATAAAACAAGATTTTTTAATAGTCGACGATTTAGTAGATACTGGTGCTACTGCTAAAATAATAAAGGAAGCTTATCCAAAATTATATTTTGTTACTATTTTCGCTAAACCGATGGGAAGACGTTTAGTTGATCGTTATGTAGTAGATATATCTCAAAGTACATGGATTGAACAACCGTGGGATATGGATTTATTATATGTTCCACCACTATGTGATTGATTAAAGTCTAAATTATATAAACATACATATATAATAGTTTTTTATTTTAAAAACATGAAAAGTAAAAATTAATAGTTATATAGTTCAATTCAATTTTTTTTATCATAAAGAATTATTTTATAAAATTTAAAATAGTATGTTTTAGTTTATATATTATGTTATTGCATAAAAAATAATAATAATTAGTGTTATTTTTTTAAAATATTAAACATTTGTTTATTTAATACATATAATATACCTAAAAATATTTTCTAAAATAGAAAAATATGACTAAAAAGAAAAAAAAATGTCTAATAATAAAATTGATAAAAAAAATTTAAATAACCATAAATCAAATATTACAACAATAAAAAATAATGTGAATGATAATGATATAAAATACGATAGCGATTTTTTACTTAACGAATTACGAAGCAAGCTATTAGAATTAGAAAAAAAATTAATTAACACAAAGAGTGATTTGACAAATGATGAAGAACAACATTTCAATAGAAAAAAAGTTATTTTAGAAAAAGAAAATAAATTCTCTTTAAAAAAAATAATTTTTGAAATTTTGCCAACTATAGATAGTTTAGAGCGAGCGTATAGTTTGTTAATAGAAAAACAAGATAAAAAAGAGGTATATGTCAGAAATTTATTAAAATGCGTTTTAAAATCATTGTTATTAACAATAAAAAAATTTGGAGTAGATAGCATAAATTCTATAAATGTAGAATTTGATCCAAATGTTCATCAAGCAATATCTATGCAAAAATCTAATTCTATTCAAGAAAATCATATTTTATCAATTGTACAAAATGGTTATTTATTAAATGGAAGATTATTAAGACCAGCTATGGTAATAGTATCAAAAAAATAATTAAATTTTTTCTTATAAAGAAGGTGTGTTGTATTAAATATACTTATAATAAGTAAGAATTACACACCTTTTTTTTAGAAGTAAATTATTATTTTTTGTTTAGTTATAATCAGATGTTTAGATATCTATCTAAAAACATTAGATTATTAATTGTGTTATATTGAAAAGTTATGATTATGTAATAAGTCAAAAAATGATTTTTATGAAAATTAAATAAATTATTACATGTAATTTACTGATGATTAATTGTTAAAATTACAAAATATGAAAAAAAAAATAAAAAATAGTTGCATATCTTTAAATAAAAAAGCTAAATATTTATATTTTATTGAAAAAAAAATTGAAGCTGGACTATGTTTACAGGGATGGGAAGTTAAATCTTTAAGAAGAAAACAAATAAATATTGAAAATAGTTATATTATTTTTCGAAATGAAGAAGTTTTTTTATTTGGTTCTAGGTTTAATCCTGTTACTACTTTAGAATCTCATATTCAATATGATATTATGCGAGATAGAAAATTACTTTTACATAAAAAAGAGATAGGTTTTTTACATGGAAAAATGAGTAGAGAAAAGTATGTTGTTATAGCTTTATCATTATTCTGGAAAAAGGCCTGGTGTAAAGTAGTTTTAGGATTAGCAAAAGGTAAAAGCAAGTATGACAAACGAAAGTGCACTAAAGAAAGAGAGTGGAACAAGCAAAAAGAAAGATTATTAAAAAACAACAATAAATTTTGATTTAAAAATAATTTTACTAAAAACTAGGACTATAGATGTTTGATTTCGATTATGTTTGGATGAAATATGCTATAAAATTAGCGAAGTTAGCTGAAAAAAACGGGGAGGTTCCTGTTGGAGCAGTATTAGTTCTTAATAAAACAATGATTGGTAGTGGATATAATAAATCCATTTGTAATTATGATCCTACTTCTCATGCAGAAATTTTAGCTTTAAGAGAAGGAGGAAAGAAAATAAGAAATTATAGGTTATTAGATACAACGCTATATGTTACTTTAGCACCGTGTATGATGTGTTTAGGGGCTATAATAAATGGACGAGTTAAAAGATTAGTATATGGAACTTCAAATATAAAGTTGGATTCATTGTATAATTTTTTATGTCAATATAAAGAAAAAAACATTGTTTCTTCTTTAAAAATTGAAAAGGGTGTATTTTCTTACATATGTAAGAATGTTATTTTAAATTTCTTCAAAAAAAAGAGAAGATAACCATATAATAGTTGTATTAAATTAATATTTTTTAGTTTTCTAAAATCACTAAAGCATGAATATAATTTTTTTCTTTTGTTATAGAAACATGTATGTGTTTTATATTAAATTTTTTTTGTAGCAATTTAGCGTTGTGTAGAAAACGTATTTTTGGTTTTCCTAATTTTTCTGTGTATAGTTCAAAATTATTAAAAAATATTCCGTTTTGTATACCTATACCTAGTGCTTTAGCAGAAGCTTCTTTTACTGCAAAATGTTTGGCTAAAAATATAGATGTATTTTTTGTTAAAAAATATTTTTTTAATTCATTATTAGATAATATTCTATGTGCTAATTTTATTTTTATATTTTTAATTAATATGTGAATACGTTTTATTTCTACGACATCTATTCCGATTCCTAATATACCCATTTTATTCTCTAATTTTTATAAAAATAGTTTTTTAAAGTTTTATGTTAATAAATATATAGAGTTCTATTTTTTATTACTGACACCGATTTTTATTTATAAATTAGGTATTTTTAATAAAACTATTTTTAACATTACATGAGTTTTTTCTTTAAAAAAAATTTCAATTTTTTTTCTAGACATAATAGAAATACGTTTTATTTTATTTCCATTTTTTCCTATTATAATTTTTTTGTGATTTTTATTAGATATTAAAATCTCTATATATATTTTTTTTTCTTTATTAGGTAAAACGTATAATTTATGTAATTTTACGTCAATGTTATATGGAATTTCTTTATTTAAATAATGAAAGAGAGTTTCCCTAACAAGTTCAGTGTACATGTATCTGTTGTTTTTAATTTTTTCTATATTGTTTTTATTTATATAAATTGTTTCCGGTAAAAATTTTTTGATATTATTCAACAGTATAGAAAGTTGATATTTTTTTTTCGCCGAAATAGGAAATATAGATATAGGATTAATTTTTTTCTGAATAAAATTCATATATGGTAATAACATTTGTTTATTTTTACAAAGATCTATCTTGTTTATTACAACGATAATAGGTACATTTTTGTTTTTAATATATTTATATATTTCTTCATCATATGTTGTCCAAATAGTTTTTTCTAGTACAAATAAAATAAGTTGAATATTTTGAATATTTTTATTTATTCTTTTTAGATAGATTCCATTAGAACTATAAATGCCTGGTGTATCTATAAATATATATTTAATATTTAAACTTATTTTTGCACCTATTATATTTTTAATTGTTGTATTTTTTTTTTTTGATACAATAGATAATTTTTTTTCTACAAGTTGGTTAAATAGTGTTGATTTTCCAGTATTAGTTCTTCCTAGAATTAAAATTTTTCCGCAGTATTTTTTTTTAGTATTCACTCCATCCCCAGTTTATATAATGCATTTTGAGCAGCAGACTGTTCTGCTTTTCTTCTGCTTTTACCTATTCCAATTATATTACTTTTAATAGTACTAATTTTACAGTTTATAGTAAAAATTTGATTATGTGACTCACCGAATACATTAGTAACAAAATAAGAAGGAAGCGGTAGATGTTTAGATTGCAAGTATTCTTGTAATCTAGTTTTAGAATCTTTTTGCGTATGTTTAGGGTTTAATTTTTTTAATCTATATTTATACCATTTTAGTATTAAATTTTTAATAATATATATATTACTATCTAAAAAAACACCACCTATAATTGCTTCTACGGTATTTGCAAGAATAGATTCTCTGCGTATTCCCCCGCTTTTAAGTTCTCCTTGTCCTAATTGTAAACATTGTCCTAAATTGAACTCGTTAGCTATTTCTACTAATGTTTTTCCACGTACTAAGGTAGCTCTCATCCTACTCATATCACCTTCATTTACAGTTGGAAAATTACTATATAGTTCATTAGTGATCACAAAACTAAGTATAGAATCCCCTAAGAACTCTAATCTTTCGTTATGAATAGAACTAGCACTACGGTGAGTAAGAGCTTGTTCTAAAATTTTTTTTTGATTGAAAGTATATCCAATCATTTTTTGAAGCTTGTTAGTTACATTATAATTCATGCAATACCAGTTTAGATTTTATTTAATATCAATATATTAATTTATAATTTAGGATGACTTATTTATTATTAGTTTTAGAATTTATAAATTTAAATATTTTTTTACAAATATATATAGTAAATAATTGTTTAATGAATTAATCCGATTCTATTAAATCTAAAGTGTATAGGCCATATGTTTTTTGTTTTTTCTATGCTCATCCATATTATATTTGCTTGTCCAACAAGTTCTTTTTCTGATATAAAACCCCAATATCTGCTATCTAGACTATTATCTCGATAATCTCCCATAACAAAATAGTGTGATTTAGGAACAATCCATTCTCCTGCTACTAATTTATTTTGTTTATAGTATAGTTTTACATCATCTTCTAATAATCTATTGACTAAAATGTTATGTGAATGATTATTTATTGTTTCTTTATTTTCTTCCATAGTAAAAACATCGTCTAATAATTTTTGATAATTGTTAGAATCATTTAAAAATGTGTTATTTTTGTTAGAATATAGGTTTAATTTTCCAGATTGAGAGTTTTTTACGTTATCATAATGGACTGGTATGTTTAAATATATATTATTATTATCTTTAGAATAAATGATTAATTGCTTTTTTTTAATATTATATTTAATATAGTCTCCTGGAACTCCTATTATTCTTTTTACAAAGTGTATACGATGATTTTGTGGGTATTGAAATACAACAATATCACCTCTGCGCGGAACATTAATAGGGATTATGGTATCATTATTTATTGGATTTTTAATTCCGTAATAATATTTTTTAACTAAAATAAAATCTCCTTCTAGCAGAGTAGGATTCATAGATGTTGATGGTATATAAAAAGGTTCAAATAAAAAGGATCTTACTATAAATACTAATAAAAAAACATAAAAAAAAGAAGAAAAAAACCTAATATTTTTTTTTAAAAAAATAGAAAATTTAGTTTTATTTTGGTCGACTTCTTTTTCTGAATCTTTATGTAGAATAAATTTATCAATGAAAAGTGCTATTCCAGTAAAAAAAACTATAAATAACAATAAATTAGGTATATTTATCATTTTTGTCCTTTTATAAAATAATTTAGTTAATTTTTAATATTGAAAAAAATGCTTCTTGAGGAATGTCTACATTACCTATATTTTTCATTCTTTTCTTTCCACGTTTTTGTTTTTCTAATAATTTTTTCTTTCTTGTAATATCTCCACCATAACATTTAGCGAGTACATTTTTCCTGAGTTGTTTTATCGTAGATCTAGCTATTATGTTATTACCAATAGCAGCTTGAATAGTAATGTTAAATTGTTGTCTAGGAATGAAATCTTTCATTTTTTTTACAATTTTTTGTGCTTTATTAAAAGAGTTATTTTTATGAATTATTAAAGATAAAGCATCTATTTTTTCTGAATTAATTAAAATATCTAATCTATCTAAATTAGATTTTTTAAATTTAATAAAACTATACTCTAAAGAAGCATAACCACTGGAAACAGATTTTAGTTGATCAAAAAAATTAAAAACAATTTCAGATAAAGGAATTTCATATGTTAGAGAAATTTGACGATTATGAAAAACCATATTTTTTTGTTTTCCTCTTTTTTCTGAACATAGAGATAAGATATTTCCTAAATATTTTTTTGGCAATAGAATATTACATTCTGCTATAGGTTCTCGTAGTTCTTTAATCATTGTTTTATTGGGGAATTTAGATGGATTATCTAAATATATAATTTTATTATTATTTAATAATATTTCATAAATTACAGTTGGAGCTGTTGAAATTAGATTTAATCCATATTCTCGTTCTAAACGGGATTGAATTATTTCCATATGTAGTAATCCTAAGAATCCACATCTAAATCCAAATCCTAAAGCAGAACTGTTATCAGTTTCATAAAAAAGAGAGGCATCATTAAGTGATAATTTTTGTAATGCTTCTTTAAAATAGAGAAATTGATCAGATTGTGTTGGATACACACCAGCATATATTTGTGGTTTTATTTTTTTAAATCCAGATAATGGTAAAACAGCTGGATGATGATCTAAAGTAATAGTATCCCCTACTAATATAGAGTGTATTTTTTTTATTCCACATATGATCCATCCTATTTCCCCACATATTAACATATTTTTTATGATTTTTTTTGGAGTAAAAATTCCTAATTCATCTACAAAATATGTTTTACCGGAACTCATAATTCTAATTTTTGAACCTTTTTTAAGTGATCCATTTTTAATTCGTATTAATGAAACGATTCCAAGGTAATTATCAAACCAAGAGTCAATTACTAAAGCTTGAAGAGGAGCGGTAACATCGCCTTTTGGACATGGTATATAATTAATTATTGATTCTAATAGTGAATCAATTCCTACTCCTGTTTTACCTGAACATTTTATAGAATTTTTACAAGATATTCCAATTATATTTTCTATTTCTTTTTCTACCCTTATAGTATCCGAAGTAGGAAGATCAATTTTATTTAAAACTGGGATGACTATTAAACCCATGTCTATAGCAGTGGAACAATTTGCAATTGTTTGAGCTTCAACTCCTTGAGAAGAATCTACTATTAGTAATGCTCCTTCAGAAGCGGATAAAGATCTAGATACTTCGTAAGAAAAATCAACGTGCCCTGGTGTATCAATGAAATTTAAATTAAATTTTTTTTTATTTTTATCTGTATAAAAGATTGAAACGCTTTGAGCTTTTATCGTAATACCTCTTTCTTTTTCTAAATCCATAGTATCTAAAACTTGAGAAGACATTTCTCTTTCAGACAGTCCTCCACATTTTTGAATAAATCTATCAGAAAGAGTAGATTTTCCATGATCGATATGAGCTATGATAGAAAAGTTTCTTATATTTTTCATTTTTATAGATCAAATGCCGTTTAAAAAAAATTTATAAATGTATTATATAGCAAATTTTAACATTTTTTATATAAAAATTTTTAGTATTAATATTTTAATATAAAAAAGTTGTTTTAAATTTTAAAAAGTGTAATTTTATTACGTTGGAGTTATATTTTGTGCAGTTAAAATTTTTTAAACACATAGTTAATTATGAATAAACAAACATATGTAATATATATATGTTAGGTATATTCATATGTAAGACATATAATTTAATTTTTTATAAGATAAATAATAATAAATGCAATTTAAAAGTTTATGTAGTATAAACACATTTATATTTTTTTTAAATAACTTAATATTGTGTATGTAAAAATTTTTATCGTAATAAATTTGTTATGTTAAAAGTTGATTATAAACAATATAATATTGATTATGTTTATTTAAATAAGATTAAATTATGAGAAAAAAAAATATAAAAATAGTAGTTGCTATGTCAGGTGGAGTTGATTCATCTGTAACCACTTGGTTATTAAATAAGAAAGGATATAACGTAGAAGGAATATTTATGAAAAATTGGGAGGAAGATGATGACCATAATAATGGTTATTGTGCATCATCGAAAGATTTAAAAGATGCTCAAGCAGTGTGCGATAGTATAGGAATATTATTACATAAAATAAATTTTGCAGAAGAATATTGGAATAATGTTTTTGAAAAGTTTGTTAATTTACTAAAAATAGGAATAACTCCTAATCCTGATGTGTTATGTAATAAAGAAATAAAATTTAAAGAATTATTGAATTTTGTATTATTTAACTTAAAAGCTGATTATATGGCAACAGGACATTATGTTCGAAGAGTAGAGAGACATAAAAAATTTTTTTTGTTACGTGGAATAGATGATAATAAAGATCAAAGTTATTTTTTATATCATTTAAATCAATTCCAATTATCTAAATGTTTGTTTCCTGTTGGAAACTTAAGAAAGAGACAAGTTAGAATAATAGCTAAAAAATATGTTCAGGTTGTCGCTAAAAAAAAAGATTCAATGGGAATTTGTTTTATTGGACCTAAGAATTTTACTAATTTTTTAAGTAGATTTATAAAGAGTAATCCAGGTAATATTGTAGATGAAAAAGGTCAAGTAGTTGGAATTCATAGAGGACTACACAATTATACTATAGGACAAAGAAAAGGATTAAAAATAGGTGGTATTTCTAAAGGTAATGGTAAAGCATGGTATGTTTTTAAAAAAGATATAAAAAAAAACGAATTATTTGTTGTTCAAGGAAACAATAATATATCTTTAACTTATAAAGGTATCATAGTAACTAACGTAGTGTGGATAAATGAAAACCCATTAAATAAAATATTCAATTGTATGGTAAAAACTAGATATCGCCAGTCAGTTGTATATTCTAAAGTTCAAGTAATATCTAGTGATTCAGTAGTAGTTATATTCGATACACCTGTTCTAGCAGTTTGTCCTGGTCAATCTGCAGTTTTTTATGATAAACATATATGTTTAGGGGGAGGAGTGATTGAAAAAGGATTTATTTTACATAAGCAGTAGAATTTGTATGTAATATAGAATTTTAAAAAAGAATAAATTTTTTTAGAAATTGTACATATAATTTATATGTATATATATAACTCTAATATTTTATTCTGTTAAATATTGTTTAATATGTTAAACTAAAAATTAATTTTATTTAAAATCCTTTAAGTAATTTAA belongs to Buchnera aphidicola (Anoecia corni) and includes:
- the mnmA gene encoding tRNA 2-thiouridine(34) synthase MnmA, producing MRKKNIKIVVAMSGGVDSSVTTWLLNKKGYNVEGIFMKNWEEDDDHNNGYCASSKDLKDAQAVCDSIGILLHKINFAEEYWNNVFEKFVNLLKIGITPNPDVLCNKEIKFKELLNFVLFNLKADYMATGHYVRRVERHKKFFLLRGIDDNKDQSYFLYHLNQFQLSKCLFPVGNLRKRQVRIIAKKYVQVVAKKKDSMGICFIGPKNFTNFLSRFIKSNPGNIVDEKGQVVGIHRGLHNYTIGQRKGLKIGGISKGNGKAWYVFKKDIKKNELFVVQGNNNISLTYKGIIVTNVVWINENPLNKIFNCMVKTRYRQSVVYSKVQVISSDSVVVIFDTPVLAVCPGQSAVFYDKHICLGGGVIEKGFILHKQ
- the lepB gene encoding signal peptidase I, which gives rise to MINIPNLLLFIVFFTGIALFIDKFILHKDSEKEVDQNKTKFSIFLKKNIRFFSSFFYVFLLVFIVRSFLFEPFYIPSTSMNPTLLEGDFILVKKYYYGIKNPINNDTIIPINVPRRGDIVVFQYPQNHRIHFVKRIIGVPGDYIKYNIKKKQLIIYSKDNNNIYLNIPVHYDNVKNSQSGKLNLYSNKNNTFLNDSNNYQKLLDDVFTMEENKETINNHSHNILVNRLLEDDVKLYYKQNKLVAGEWIVPKSHYFVMGDYRDNSLDSRYWGFISEKELVGQANIIWMSIEKTKNIWPIHFRFNRIGLIH
- the lepA gene encoding translation elongation factor 4; its protein translation is MKNIRNFSIIAHIDHGKSTLSDRFIQKCGGLSEREMSSQVLDTMDLEKERGITIKAQSVSIFYTDKNKKKFNLNFIDTPGHVDFSYEVSRSLSASEGALLIVDSSQGVEAQTIANCSTAIDMGLIVIPVLNKIDLPTSDTIRVEKEIENIIGISCKNSIKCSGKTGVGIDSLLESIINYIPCPKGDVTAPLQALVIDSWFDNYLGIVSLIRIKNGSLKKGSKIRIMSSGKTYFVDELGIFTPKKIIKNMLICGEIGWIICGIKKIHSILVGDTITLDHHPAVLPLSGFKKIKPQIYAGVYPTQSDQFLYFKEALQKLSLNDASLFYETDNSSALGFGFRCGFLGLLHMEIIQSRLEREYGLNLISTAPTVIYEILLNNNKIIYLDNPSKFPNKTMIKELREPIAECNILLPKKYLGNILSLCSEKRGKQKNMVFHNRQISLTYEIPLSEIVFNFFDQLKSVSSGYASLEYSFIKFKKSNLDRLDILINSEKIDALSLIIHKNNSFNKAQKIVKKMKDFIPRQQFNITIQAAIGNNIIARSTIKQLRKNVLAKCYGGDITRKKKLLEKQKRGKKRMKNIGNVDIPQEAFFSILKIN